One window from the genome of Variovorax sp. PAMC26660 encodes:
- a CDS encoding prepilin peptidase codes for MQELDSALELLAMLATDVRMLALVALLGVAAVSDWRSYRIPNWLTFGGAFFALVYGTLAARTPSAGALSVFGGLGVGFIAMLPFYALGLMGAGDVKLMAMAGAFIGPQQTLVAVLFTFIAGGMAALAFAIHRRRLSHMLANVKTAAQGMAISSMAGIRPTGHVHMAQSVGKLPYGICIAAGTVVEVLAHQLGYV; via the coding sequence ATGCAAGAACTCGATTCCGCTCTCGAACTGCTGGCAATGCTGGCTACAGACGTTCGAATGCTCGCGCTCGTCGCGCTGCTTGGGGTGGCCGCCGTCAGCGACTGGCGTTCCTATCGCATTCCCAACTGGCTGACCTTCGGCGGCGCGTTCTTCGCGCTCGTCTACGGGACGCTCGCCGCCCGCACACCGTCCGCAGGCGCACTGAGCGTGTTCGGCGGGCTTGGCGTGGGCTTCATCGCGATGCTGCCGTTCTATGCGTTGGGATTGATGGGGGCGGGCGACGTGAAGCTCATGGCCATGGCAGGTGCATTCATCGGCCCGCAGCAGACGCTGGTGGCGGTGCTCTTCACCTTCATTGCCGGCGGCATGGCGGCGCTGGCGTTCGCCATCCATCGCCGGCGCCTTTCGCACATGTTGGCCAACGTCAAGACCGCGGCACAGGGCATGGCGATCTCCAGCATGGCGGGCATCCGTCCCACGGGACACGTTCACATGGCTCAGTCCGTGGGGAAGCTGCCCTATGGCATCTGTATCGCGGCGGGCACGGTGGTCGAAGTGCTTGCTCATCAGCTGGGCTACGTCTAG
- a CDS encoding FadR/GntR family transcriptional regulator, with amino-acid sequence MTAHPFVLGRLERNSLAEQAVQSLLQHIQDAKLSPGAPLPSEARLGESLGVSRTVIREALRTLKGLGVVEIANGKSPIVRRDLDASALGIYFSRALQVLENSTEDLMDVRASLEGRAAALAAQRRTPAQLTRMSDLVIQMQAQLRRPSVYASLDTELHLEIARASGNLLLFQMIGSVRASLESQSRQGMEQRKTEASLQKVQDGHAELVELIGNGNAEGATECMRLHMESALRVLSEPVARRSKRMRTAV; translated from the coding sequence ATGACCGCACACCCCTTTGTCCTTGGCAGATTGGAGCGAAACTCGCTGGCGGAGCAGGCCGTGCAAAGCCTTCTTCAGCACATCCAGGACGCAAAGCTGAGCCCCGGAGCGCCGCTGCCTTCGGAAGCGCGGCTGGGCGAGTCACTCGGCGTCAGCCGCACCGTGATACGGGAAGCGCTGAGAACCCTGAAAGGGTTGGGCGTCGTGGAGATCGCCAACGGAAAGAGTCCGATCGTTCGGCGCGATCTGGATGCTTCGGCACTCGGCATCTACTTCTCTCGGGCACTGCAGGTTCTGGAAAATTCCACGGAGGACCTGATGGACGTGCGCGCAAGCCTCGAAGGCCGTGCAGCAGCACTGGCGGCCCAGCGGCGTACACCGGCGCAATTGACCCGGATGTCCGATCTGGTCATACAGATGCAAGCACAACTGCGGCGACCTTCCGTCTACGCCTCACTCGATACGGAGTTGCATCTGGAGATTGCGCGTGCAAGCGGAAACCTGTTGCTGTTCCAGATGATCGGGTCTGTACGGGCCTCGCTCGAGTCGCAATCCCGTCAAGGCATGGAACAGCGAAAGACAGAAGCGAGTTTGCAGAAGGTTCAAGATGGCCACGCCGAGCTCGTCGAGTTGATCGGCAATGGCAATGCGGAGGGCGCAACGGAATGCATGCGCCTGCACATGGAAAGCGCGCTGCGCGTATTGAGCGAGCCAGTCGCGCGTCGATCAAAGCGGATGAGAACCGCAGTCTGA
- a CDS encoding RraA family protein: MWKDDDELFGLMRTRLFPAVVGDILDTLGLMHQFLPPAIKPVERSMVVAGRAMPVLETNCFSRSEPEGKSPLSQQAFGLLFQALDDLAPNEVYVATGSAPQFALWGGLMTTRAMHLKAAGAVLDGYSRDTTEVLELGLPVFSLGGYSQDQGPRGKVVDYRVPVEIQGVRVRPGDIVFGDQDGVLIIPREAEVEAISLALEKASTESSVRKAIQNGMSTVEAFNTFGVM; encoded by the coding sequence ATGTGGAAAGACGATGACGAACTGTTTGGCTTGATGCGCACGCGCCTGTTCCCCGCCGTGGTCGGGGACATCCTGGACACGCTCGGGCTGATGCACCAATTTCTGCCGCCAGCCATCAAGCCGGTAGAGCGATCCATGGTCGTTGCGGGTCGCGCCATGCCCGTGCTGGAGACCAACTGCTTCTCGCGCTCCGAGCCGGAGGGCAAGTCGCCGCTGAGCCAGCAGGCGTTTGGCCTGCTTTTTCAGGCGCTCGACGACCTCGCGCCCAACGAGGTCTACGTTGCAACCGGATCGGCCCCGCAATTCGCGTTGTGGGGTGGGTTGATGACGACGCGTGCCATGCACCTGAAGGCGGCCGGCGCAGTCCTTGATGGCTATTCCCGCGACACGACAGAGGTGCTTGAACTGGGCCTGCCAGTCTTCTCGCTCGGTGGCTATTCCCAGGACCAGGGACCACGCGGCAAGGTGGTCGACTATCGAGTGCCTGTAGAGATCCAAGGCGTTCGGGTTCGCCCCGGTGACATCGTCTTTGGCGACCAGGATGGTGTGCTGATCATTCCTCGCGAGGCAGAGGTGGAGGCCATCAGCCTCGCGCTCGAGAAGGCTTCCACGGAAAGCAGTGTGCGCAAGGCCATTCAGAACGGCATGAGCACTGTCGAGGCATTCAACACATTCGGTGTGATGTAA